In the genome of Segatella copri, one region contains:
- a CDS encoding glycosyl hydrolase 115 family protein — MNYKKIIICIALGLAGFTSNLSATEPAAAIKSHKAVDASAPNVYWTDANGQVSYNINAKTAPVVKIALNLFENDMKAVTGNAARQKAAAPIQIFQLDQLSNKEFSSLEKLGAPVQKIITTKDAYFIGVRKNKLIVVGSNARGTAYAILELSKMAGVSPWKDWYDLKPQPRKSLFTPVDQQWTGIPRIEFRGLALNGSKWMNPQNYSRIARLMLRLKYNTLWQVDGKHDATYNKAVVDSFDICIADNYKVTEWTGKKHKKKHRKTIENVKMVCDNAEMPIENVAPGLVLDMLNNRDYLETKSERHEKSHRHEAHNDEDCAWIANVTNPKKAPLQLAMMSDLAWNKHALKAGIRNYLQSWLNQLFGSIAGKKIQPLMEEYYRLTSIRQPAYMAMPYGDTKFHSGEFGNELERFLYNYDLLKTKTVNIEKTLPANQRDGFFEIVKYPIFSAALIAEKELEAQEARDIARPGLFPNDDEAKAAAAVSLSAYNTLKQLNAYYMKLGKGKWSNFISINGAEMQAPQLPGTLTANEIKQLKGEAFDRDQDLQPLVNFTKPIIAKNAYDYTSYTKAPVLKGQTAQDIELKPLLGHSNKAVKLPKGASLRYRFASSQLGDARFTLAVIPGYLSNTKDMRVSVSIDNAEPVVCQMMEDTRSKDGKFGIWRGQVLKSFYVTLLDGYHTIDIKALDDNVIIDQWALDFDVDREYYVFPVLK, encoded by the coding sequence ATGAATTATAAGAAGATTATAATATGCATCGCCTTGGGCTTGGCTGGATTCACTTCGAATCTTTCGGCAACCGAACCTGCCGCAGCCATCAAGAGCCACAAGGCCGTGGATGCTTCAGCACCCAATGTTTACTGGACAGATGCCAATGGCCAGGTAAGCTACAACATCAACGCCAAGACTGCCCCTGTGGTAAAAATCGCTCTCAACCTTTTCGAGAACGACATGAAGGCAGTAACCGGAAATGCTGCCCGCCAGAAAGCCGCCGCTCCTATCCAGATATTCCAGCTCGACCAGCTCAGCAACAAGGAGTTTTCAAGTCTGGAGAAACTCGGTGCGCCCGTTCAGAAAATCATCACCACCAAGGACGCCTACTTCATCGGAGTAAGAAAGAACAAGCTGATTGTGGTGGGAAGCAATGCCCGAGGCACCGCCTACGCCATCCTAGAACTCTCGAAGATGGCAGGAGTTTCACCTTGGAAGGACTGGTACGACCTGAAGCCTCAGCCACGCAAGAGCCTCTTCACCCCCGTAGACCAGCAATGGACAGGCATCCCGAGAATCGAATTCAGAGGTCTTGCGCTGAATGGCAGCAAGTGGATGAATCCGCAGAACTACAGCCGCATTGCCCGCCTGATGCTGCGCCTGAAATACAACACCCTCTGGCAGGTGGATGGCAAGCACGACGCCACCTACAACAAGGCAGTGGTAGACAGTTTCGACATCTGCATCGCCGACAACTACAAGGTAACGGAATGGACGGGCAAGAAGCACAAGAAGAAGCACAGAAAAACCATCGAGAACGTGAAGATGGTTTGCGATAACGCCGAAATGCCTATCGAGAATGTGGCTCCGGGCCTGGTACTCGATATGCTCAACAACAGGGATTATCTGGAAACCAAATCAGAACGCCACGAGAAATCCCACCGCCACGAGGCTCATAACGACGAGGACTGTGCCTGGATAGCCAACGTAACCAATCCCAAGAAGGCACCCTTGCAGCTTGCCATGATGTCGGATCTTGCCTGGAACAAACATGCGCTCAAGGCGGGCATCAGAAACTATCTGCAATCGTGGCTCAACCAGCTTTTCGGAAGCATTGCCGGCAAGAAGATCCAGCCGCTCATGGAGGAGTACTACCGACTCACCAGCATCCGCCAGCCAGCCTACATGGCCATGCCATACGGCGACACCAAGTTCCATTCGGGCGAGTTCGGCAACGAGCTGGAGCGTTTCCTCTACAACTATGATTTATTGAAGACGAAGACGGTGAACATCGAGAAGACCCTGCCAGCCAACCAGCGCGACGGTTTCTTCGAGATCGTGAAATACCCTATCTTCTCGGCTGCCCTCATCGCCGAAAAGGAGCTGGAGGCACAGGAGGCAAGAGACATCGCACGTCCGGGGCTGTTCCCCAATGACGATGAAGCCAAGGCTGCCGCTGCCGTGAGCCTCAGCGCCTACAACACCCTGAAGCAGCTCAACGCCTATTATATGAAGTTGGGCAAGGGCAAATGGAGCAACTTCATCAGCATCAATGGTGCCGAGATGCAAGCCCCACAATTGCCGGGAACCCTTACTGCCAACGAAATCAAGCAACTGAAGGGGGAAGCCTTCGACAGAGATCAGGACCTTCAGCCGCTGGTAAACTTTACCAAGCCGATCATCGCCAAGAACGCATACGACTATACGAGTTATACGAAAGCCCCAGTCCTGAAGGGTCAGACTGCACAGGATATAGAGCTGAAGCCTTTATTGGGTCACAGCAACAAAGCCGTGAAGTTGCCTAAGGGAGCGAGTCTGCGCTATAGATTTGCAAGCAGTCAGTTGGGCGATGCCCGCTTCACGCTGGCCGTGATTCCGGGTTATCTGTCGAATACGAAGGATATGCGAGTGAGTGTGAGCATCGACAATGCCGAACCGGTAGTTTGCCAGATGATGGAGGATACCCGAAGCAAGGACGGCAAGTTTGGCATCTGGCGAGGTCAGGTGCTGAAGAGTTTCTACGTCACCCTGCTCGACGGTTATCACACCATAGATATCAAGGCATTGGATGACAATGTGATTATCGACCAATGGGCATTGGATTTCGACGTAGATAGAGAATACTATGTATTCCCTGTGTTGAAATAA
- a CDS encoding outer membrane beta-barrel family protein, translating to MNYAFSKNHRLDVAYTGHWDKRCSNSNTTGSSISGMHHDSHEYLHNVDVNYSLPFGLTLNGSYTYYRTPQQQALDGTMHTDESMLETERNLTSGSEQTINKWMFTADQTHSLAHGWGLSYGVKGQFTSNKSYQTTIDKDGTIQPNGTSSVDNNERIWNIYAGFSKQINKAISVEASVAAEQYHSPIWDKWRVYPTLNALWNVNDNHLLNLSFSSNSEFPSYWSTMSNVFYSSTYSEIHGNPDLKPFSYYNVNLMWQIKRRYTLMAFASLKPDYFVQLPYQTTERMAVIMKETNFDYSNSYGLQASVIFNAGKWLNGNVFAVGTYKHDKSSNFFDLPFNRKKLSVILGGTASVKLSSTQDLRLILNPFYQTKAIQGVYDISPVFRMDAKLQWSSHDGKWGVRLNGSNIFNNRFDTRSVQGNQDYRMKINYNWASVTFAVIYKFGGYKEKNVKAVDTSRMGH from the coding sequence ATGAATTATGCTTTCAGTAAGAACCATCGTCTCGACGTTGCCTATACAGGACACTGGGACAAGAGGTGTTCAAACAGCAACACCACAGGATCGAGCATTAGCGGAATGCATCATGACAGTCATGAGTATCTGCACAATGTAGATGTTAACTATTCGCTTCCTTTCGGACTCACCCTTAACGGTTCGTACACCTACTATCGCACGCCTCAGCAACAAGCCCTCGACGGCACGATGCATACGGATGAAAGCATGCTGGAAACAGAACGCAACCTGACAAGCGGCAGTGAGCAGACCATCAACAAATGGATGTTCACGGCCGACCAAACCCATTCGTTGGCACACGGCTGGGGATTGTCGTATGGTGTGAAAGGGCAATTCACAAGCAACAAAAGTTATCAGACCACAATAGATAAGGATGGAACCATCCAGCCCAATGGGACAAGTAGCGTGGACAACAATGAGCGGATATGGAACATATATGCTGGTTTCAGCAAGCAGATAAACAAGGCAATTAGTGTAGAGGCATCTGTTGCTGCCGAGCAATACCACTCTCCGATATGGGATAAATGGCGCGTGTATCCTACGCTCAATGCTTTGTGGAACGTCAACGACAACCATTTGCTCAATCTATCATTCAGCTCCAATTCGGAGTTCCCGAGTTATTGGTCGACCATGAGTAACGTTTTCTATTCTTCAACATACTCAGAGATACATGGCAATCCCGACTTGAAACCCTTCTCTTATTATAACGTCAACCTGATGTGGCAGATAAAGCGACGTTATACGCTGATGGCTTTTGCAAGTCTGAAGCCCGACTATTTCGTACAGTTGCCATATCAGACCACAGAACGCATGGCTGTGATAATGAAGGAAACCAACTTCGACTATTCCAATAGTTATGGATTGCAGGCGTCAGTCATATTCAATGCAGGCAAATGGCTCAATGGCAATGTGTTTGCTGTAGGAACCTACAAGCACGACAAGAGCAGTAATTTCTTCGACTTGCCATTCAATCGCAAGAAACTCTCTGTAATACTTGGAGGTACAGCATCCGTAAAACTAAGCAGCACACAGGACTTGCGTCTCATTCTGAATCCTTTCTATCAGACTAAGGCCATACAAGGTGTTTACGACATAAGTCCTGTCTTCAGGATGGATGCCAAGCTGCAATGGTCGTCGCATGACGGTAAATGGGGCGTGCGCCTAAATGGCAGCAACATCTTCAACAACCGGTTCGACACCCGTTCAGTACAAGGCAACCAAGACTACCGTATGAAGATAAACTACAACTGGGCGTCTGTCACCTTTGCAGTTATCTATAAGTTTGGTGGCTACAAGGAGAAGAACGTAAAGGCTGTAGATACATCAAGAATGGGACATTAA
- a CDS encoding ABC transporter permease, with the protein MFKRLYHIALRECSIMWKNPIYLFCMVIFPIVVVIFFTSLMKEGVPTDMPVGIVDQDNTATSRQLVHKLDAFQTTKVVSHYENIAEARHAIQKNEIYAFLVIPDGTEAGLMASRQPKISFYYSSVSLAAGSLLFRDLKTISTLGGAAAGMAKLSALGKTNDEIMTFLQPIAVDLHMIGNPYANYNYYLSTVMVPGLIMLFIFLLTPYSIGTELKFNRARDWMRMSDNNPYLAIAGKMLPQTLIFLSIFLLFEFYIYYVLGFPHPGGALPIVLLGVVSVLACQCFGIFAFGLMPSLRMSMSICSLWGVVSFSICGATYPLFAMDSPIEAIGQLFPMRHYYMIYQMNIFNGFPMSDAVLHWGALVLFCALPILTVWNIKKAMLVYKYLP; encoded by the coding sequence ATGTTCAAGAGATTATATCATATAGCCCTCAGAGAATGCAGCATCATGTGGAAGAATCCCATCTATCTCTTCTGCATGGTCATCTTCCCCATCGTGGTGGTGATCTTCTTCACCTCACTGATGAAGGAAGGTGTGCCTACAGACATGCCTGTGGGCATCGTTGACCAGGACAACACGGCTACCTCCCGACAGCTGGTGCATAAGCTCGATGCCTTCCAGACCACCAAGGTGGTATCGCATTACGAAAACATCGCTGAGGCAAGACATGCTATACAGAAGAACGAAATCTATGCCTTCCTGGTCATTCCCGATGGTACGGAGGCAGGGCTGATGGCTTCCCGACAGCCAAAGATTTCCTTCTACTATAGCAGTGTGTCGCTGGCGGCAGGTTCCCTGCTCTTCCGAGATTTGAAGACCATCTCTACCCTGGGAGGCGCTGCGGCAGGAATGGCGAAGCTCTCGGCCCTGGGAAAGACGAATGATGAAATCATGACCTTCCTGCAACCCATCGCCGTGGATCTGCACATGATTGGCAATCCATACGCCAACTACAACTACTATCTCTCCACCGTGATGGTGCCGGGACTCATCATGCTCTTCATCTTCCTGCTTACACCTTATTCTATAGGAACGGAATTGAAGTTCAACCGTGCCAGAGACTGGATGCGCATGTCGGACAACAACCCTTATCTCGCCATCGCCGGCAAGATGCTGCCGCAGACACTCATCTTCCTGAGCATCTTCCTGCTCTTTGAGTTCTACATCTATTATGTGTTGGGATTCCCTCATCCGGGCGGAGCACTGCCCATCGTACTCCTGGGCGTGGTGAGCGTACTGGCTTGCCAGTGCTTCGGCATCTTTGCCTTCGGACTGATGCCTTCGCTCCGCATGTCGATGAGTATCTGTTCGCTGTGGGGCGTGGTGAGTTTCTCCATCTGCGGAGCCACCTATCCGCTCTTTGCCATGGATTCCCCTATCGAAGCCATCGGCCAGCTCTTCCCTATGCGTCACTACTACATGATTTACCAGATGAACATCTTCAATGGTTTCCCGATGAGCGATGCCGTGCTCCACTGGGGTGCGCTAGTGCTTTTCTGCGCCCTGCCTATCCTCACCGTCTGGAACATCAAGAAGGCAATGCTGGTATATAAATACTTACCGTAA
- a CDS encoding HlyD family secretion protein has translation MSKKSQHNNILLAVIGFTAVVILVGVIGFFTLEQKDDTIQGEVEVSEYRVSCKLPGRVVELRVKEGDYVHVGDTLAILEVPEMKSQEQMLQATNAAAEAMKDLTDAGARKEQIQGAFQLVQQAEAAATIAKKTYDRMQNLYNEGVISGQKRDEAFAAYKATEAQVAAARSQYEMAKNGAREQEKRMAANNTQASKSAVDVVKNLLKETVQVAQCEGEVSNVYPKVGELVGLGSPIMSISIMSDMWGTFNVREDHLQGLNKGDEFTAFVPAFNKEIKMKVYYLKDQGSYATWKATKDNGDYDRKTFEVKARPITKLDGLRPGMSLIIK, from the coding sequence ATGTCTAAGAAATCACAGCATAACAACATATTGCTCGCCGTTATCGGATTTACGGCAGTAGTCATCCTCGTGGGTGTCATCGGTTTCTTCACTCTGGAACAGAAGGACGACACCATCCAGGGCGAAGTGGAAGTATCAGAATACAGAGTATCCTGCAAGCTGCCGGGTCGTGTAGTAGAGTTGAGAGTGAAAGAGGGCGACTACGTTCACGTGGGCGACACCCTCGCCATCCTCGAAGTTCCAGAGATGAAATCGCAGGAGCAGATGCTCCAGGCTACCAATGCCGCAGCCGAGGCAATGAAGGATTTGACTGATGCCGGTGCCCGCAAGGAACAGATTCAGGGAGCCTTCCAGCTGGTTCAGCAGGCAGAAGCAGCCGCTACCATCGCCAAGAAAACCTACGACCGCATGCAGAACCTCTACAACGAGGGCGTCATCAGCGGTCAGAAACGCGACGAGGCCTTCGCTGCCTACAAGGCTACAGAGGCGCAGGTGGCAGCAGCCAGAAGCCAGTATGAGATGGCGAAGAACGGAGCCCGTGAGCAGGAGAAGCGCATGGCTGCCAACAACACCCAGGCTTCGAAGAGCGCCGTGGATGTAGTGAAGAATCTCTTGAAGGAGACTGTCCAGGTGGCTCAGTGCGAGGGCGAGGTAAGCAACGTTTATCCTAAGGTAGGCGAGCTGGTAGGTCTCGGTTCCCCAATCATGAGCATCTCTATCATGAGCGATATGTGGGGCACCTTCAATGTGCGCGAAGACCATCTGCAGGGCTTGAACAAGGGCGATGAGTTCACCGCTTTCGTGCCAGCCTTCAACAAGGAAATCAAGATGAAAGTGTATTACCTGAAGGACCAGGGCTCTTACGCCACCTGGAAGGCCACCAAGGACAATGGCGATTACGACCGCAAGACCTTCGAGGTGAAGGCCCGTCCTATCACCAAGCTCGATGGTTTGCGCCCGGGAATGTCACTCATCATTAAATAA
- a CDS encoding relaxase/mobilization nuclease domain-containing protein — MIGKLKKGASFGGCVRYVTDKDEAKILASDGVLLGTNTEMAQSFELQRQLNPRIKKPVGHIALSFKPEDKPRLTDEFMAKIAIEYMQMMGITDTQFIIVRHHNTDNPHCHIVYNRINNEGKLISDRNDYRRNEQVTKALKSKYELTYGTDKSNTNTRKLHNAERAKYEIHNAVKSALRMADSWDEFKSELAKRGVHLEFVYKDKERTKVQGIRFCKDGYSFKGTQISRDYSFGKLNARFEGTENHVSARAISTQQYEQGSFKDELLSFMSESSQNPWNGISSIGLFAPANAQTFEQFPEDESSKKKKKKRRRGFSL; from the coding sequence ATGATAGGCAAGCTAAAGAAAGGTGCATCCTTTGGTGGTTGCGTCCGCTACGTGACAGACAAGGACGAGGCGAAAATTCTTGCATCCGATGGAGTGTTACTCGGCACGAATACCGAAATGGCGCAAAGCTTTGAGCTGCAAAGGCAACTAAATCCAAGGATTAAGAAGCCGGTGGGACATATAGCTTTGAGCTTCAAGCCCGAGGACAAGCCACGCTTGACGGATGAGTTCATGGCTAAGATAGCCATTGAATACATGCAGATGATGGGCATCACCGATACCCAATTCATCATCGTAAGGCATCACAATACGGACAATCCACATTGTCATATCGTGTATAACCGCATCAATAACGAGGGCAAACTCATATCAGACAGGAATGATTACAGGCGTAATGAGCAAGTGACCAAGGCTCTAAAATCCAAGTATGAACTGACCTACGGAACGGACAAGAGCAATACTAATACTCGCAAGTTACACAATGCTGAGCGTGCCAAATACGAGATTCACAATGCTGTAAAGAGCGCATTGAGAATGGCAGATAGTTGGGACGAGTTCAAAAGTGAACTTGCAAAGCGAGGTGTTCACTTAGAGTTTGTCTATAAGGATAAGGAGCGAACAAAGGTTCAAGGCATCCGTTTCTGTAAGGATGGATATAGCTTCAAGGGTACGCAGATTAGCCGAGACTATAGCTTTGGCAAACTGAATGCAAGATTTGAGGGAACGGAGAACCATGTATCAGCAAGAGCCATTTCTACTCAACAATATGAGCAAGGTAGTTTCAAGGACGAACTGTTGTCATTCATGTCGGAGAGCAGCCAAAACCCATGGAATGGTATTTCTTCCATTGGACTTTTTGCTCCAGCCAATGCTCAGACCTTTGAGCAATTCCCAGAGGATGAATCATCCAAGAAGAAAAAGAAGAAACGCAGAAGAGGCTTTAGCCTTTGA
- a CDS encoding Mrp/NBP35 family ATP-binding protein yields the protein MTLYPKLIEEALATVIYPGTKKNLIESEMLADTPSINGMKVKVVLLFPRDTDPFLKSTVKAAEAAIHYHISKEVEVEIVTEFKSAPRPEVGKMLPQVKNVIAVSSGKGGVGKSTVSANLAIALAKLGYKVGLLDTDIFGPSMPKMFGVEEERPYSVHKDGRDLIEPVEKYGVKLLSIGFFVSPTTATLWRGGMACSALKQLIADADWGELDYFILDTPPGTSDIHLTLLQTLAITGAVIVSTPQQVALADARKGIDMYQNDKVNVPILGLIENMAYFTPAELPENKYYIFGKEGCKNLAKEMNVPLLAQIPIVQSICEGGDDGAPAATKVDSITGQAFLSLAQSIVTVVNRRNAEKAPTKIVSTHK from the coding sequence ATGACATTATATCCAAAATTGATAGAAGAGGCTCTTGCTACGGTGATTTATCCGGGCACCAAGAAGAACCTCATCGAGAGCGAGATGCTGGCGGATACGCCTAGCATCAACGGTATGAAAGTGAAGGTGGTTTTGCTTTTCCCTCGTGATACGGATCCTTTCCTTAAGAGTACCGTGAAGGCGGCTGAGGCTGCCATCCATTATCATATCTCTAAGGAGGTAGAGGTGGAGATTGTTACTGAGTTCAAGTCGGCTCCTCGTCCAGAGGTGGGCAAAATGCTTCCTCAGGTGAAGAACGTCATCGCCGTAAGTTCGGGCAAGGGTGGAGTTGGCAAGAGTACGGTTTCTGCCAATCTCGCCATCGCACTTGCCAAGTTGGGCTACAAGGTGGGCTTGCTCGATACGGACATCTTCGGGCCTTCCATGCCTAAGATGTTTGGCGTAGAAGAGGAGCGTCCTTATTCTGTTCACAAGGATGGCAGAGACCTTATCGAACCTGTAGAGAAATATGGTGTGAAACTGCTGAGTATCGGTTTCTTCGTAAGTCCTACTACGGCTACCTTGTGGCGTGGCGGTATGGCTTGTTCTGCCCTGAAGCAGCTGATTGCGGATGCTGATTGGGGTGAGTTGGATTACTTTATCCTCGATACGCCTCCTGGGACCAGCGATATTCATCTTACTTTGCTCCAGACGCTCGCCATCACGGGTGCGGTGATTGTTAGTACGCCTCAGCAGGTGGCACTTGCCGATGCGAGAAAGGGTATTGACATGTATCAGAATGATAAGGTGAATGTGCCTATCCTGGGTCTCATCGAGAACATGGCTTATTTTACGCCTGCCGAGTTGCCAGAGAACAAGTATTACATCTTCGGTAAGGAGGGTTGCAAGAACCTCGCCAAGGAGATGAACGTGCCATTGCTTGCGCAGATTCCTATTGTTCAGAGCATCTGCGAGGGTGGTGATGATGGTGCGCCTGCTGCAACCAAGGTTGATTCCATCACCGGTCAGGCTTTCCTGAGTCTTGCCCAGAGCATCGTTACCGTGGTGAACCGCAGAAATGCCGAGAAGGCTCCAACCAAGATTGTAAGTACTCATAAGTAG
- a CDS encoding ABC transporter permease — translation MKKSSLLYKIINGIWDMCFIWKTEMRNVFRDEGVLIFCILVPLGYPLLYSWIYNNEVVREVDTAIVDLSHSHSSREFIRDYDASPDAKATYYCNSLDEAKQLVQKQAVHGIIYIPADFDTRLNRGEQAHVGVYCDMSLMLTYKAIYQTAQNVASKINSGIQISKGGGFTDRDDELTAHPLEFDEVPIFNTTGGYGNAILPGVLVLILQQTMLLGIGMAAGTSRELNRNRELIPVSKHYGGIFRIVFGKALVYFMVYAVLGMYLTLVVPKMFGFVSMVTWTTILGFLLPYILSCVFFGLMLSCLVRYRENVMLLVVFTSVPLLFMTGISWPQSNIPAFWQGFAWVFPSTFGIRGFLRISSMGASLADILPEFRALWIQTGVYFLATCLVFRLQLRSARLKANLPAEVAEEEDEAEEIIDS, via the coding sequence ATGAAGAAAAGTAGTTTATTATATAAGATTATCAATGGCATCTGGGACATGTGCTTCATCTGGAAGACGGAGATGCGCAATGTGTTCCGCGACGAAGGTGTGCTCATCTTCTGCATCCTGGTGCCGCTGGGTTATCCGCTGCTCTACTCGTGGATTTACAACAACGAGGTGGTGAGAGAAGTGGATACGGCGATTGTGGACTTGAGCCACAGCCATAGCTCCCGAGAGTTTATCCGCGACTACGATGCCTCTCCCGATGCCAAGGCCACCTATTACTGCAACAGTCTCGACGAGGCGAAGCAGCTGGTGCAGAAGCAGGCGGTGCACGGAATCATCTATATTCCTGCCGACTTCGACACCCGATTGAACCGTGGCGAACAGGCACATGTGGGCGTTTATTGCGACATGAGTCTGATGCTTACCTACAAGGCGATTTACCAGACGGCACAGAATGTGGCAAGCAAGATAAACTCGGGCATTCAGATTTCGAAAGGTGGAGGATTCACGGATAGAGACGATGAGCTTACCGCCCATCCATTGGAATTCGATGAAGTGCCGATATTCAACACCACCGGCGGATACGGCAACGCCATCCTGCCAGGCGTGCTGGTGCTCATCCTGCAGCAAACCATGCTGCTGGGCATCGGAATGGCAGCAGGAACATCGAGAGAGCTCAACAGAAACCGCGAACTGATTCCGGTGAGCAAACATTATGGCGGCATTTTCCGCATCGTATTCGGCAAGGCTCTGGTTTATTTCATGGTCTATGCCGTATTGGGCATGTATCTTACGCTGGTAGTGCCGAAGATGTTCGGCTTCGTCAGCATGGTAACCTGGACCACCATCCTGGGCTTCCTCCTGCCATACATTCTATCCTGCGTATTCTTCGGACTGATGCTATCCTGCTTGGTAAGATACCGTGAGAATGTAATGCTTCTGGTGGTTTTCACCTCAGTACCATTGCTCTTTATGACGGGAATTTCGTGGCCACAGAGCAATATTCCAGCCTTCTGGCAAGGTTTTGCCTGGGTTTTCCCATCCACTTTCGGTATCAGAGGATTCCTCAGAATCAGCAGCATGGGAGCATCGCTAGCCGACATTCTCCCTGAATTCCGGGCATTGTGGATACAAACCGGCGTGTATTTCCTCGCCACCTGCCTGGTTTTCAGACTTCAGTTGCGCTCAGCAAGACTCAAGGCGAATCTGCCAGCAGAAGTAGCAGAAGAAGAGGATGAGGCAGAAGAAATTATTGATAGTTAA
- a CDS encoding leucine-rich repeat protein, with translation MKKYPLYIIALLSCILFLSCDKTKHEDTWWFDNETENLFTNGLFVNYESTCRVITIGCNSDSWIATVNNNDNQNNSWITINKEEGNDGISYCSIKISENKGWNERCAYVKFANGNDIRLLTIKQEAEKRVYIPYKLVQITREGGMVEVSFEANVNCECSISRIGWNPSWIEMVSHEKDGQTNKIVLKVDENLSLGRQAILDISIAEIGTTEHITLQQEPRLFNENENINIYREGTLGTLLGSDIANCRNIRTLTLSGRLNVSDMICLYRLTNGPNSSIKNLNMFSCNTDASGNTILDEMFSNSNIERVNLPGDLKCIPYKAFYRCTSLDSINVEANIKKIDILAFAGCSSLKSISFDSYCQLAEIGMGAFNTKSVIEDLVLPTFNVKMPPSALYGCTIKRLHLTEEVPPILVGEGKGLQNTILYVPAESVELYKKAKFWRDFKEICPQQTY, from the coding sequence ATGAAGAAATATCCATTGTATATTATAGCATTATTATCATGCATTCTGTTTCTATCGTGTGATAAGACAAAACATGAAGATACTTGGTGGTTTGACAACGAAACTGAGAATCTTTTTACAAACGGTTTGTTTGTCAATTATGAGTCAACATGTCGGGTTATAACTATTGGCTGTAACTCAGACAGTTGGATTGCGACGGTGAATAATAATGACAACCAGAACAATAGTTGGATTACTATCAATAAAGAAGAAGGGAATGATGGTATTAGCTATTGTTCTATTAAAATTTCAGAGAACAAAGGATGGAACGAAAGGTGCGCATATGTCAAATTTGCTAATGGTAATGACATCAGACTCCTAACAATAAAACAGGAGGCAGAGAAACGTGTATATATTCCGTATAAACTTGTGCAGATAACACGTGAAGGTGGAATGGTTGAAGTATCTTTTGAAGCAAATGTCAATTGTGAATGTAGTATAAGTAGAATAGGTTGGAATCCTTCTTGGATTGAAATGGTTTCTCACGAAAAAGACGGACAAACGAATAAAATCGTTCTTAAAGTTGATGAAAATTTATCTTTGGGTAGACAGGCCATCCTCGATATTTCTATAGCAGAAATAGGAACTACCGAGCATATTACTTTGCAACAAGAGCCCCGTTTGTTTAATGAAAATGAAAATATAAATATATATAGAGAGGGTACACTTGGGACTCTTCTGGGTTCTGATATTGCAAACTGTCGTAATATAAGAACATTAACATTATCTGGAAGGTTAAATGTGAGTGATATGATTTGTCTATATAGATTGACTAATGGACCGAACAGTTCCATAAAGAATCTTAATATGTTCTCGTGCAATACAGATGCATCTGGAAATACAATACTTGATGAGATGTTTAGTAATTCAAATATAGAAAGGGTAAATTTACCAGGAGACTTGAAATGCATTCCATACAAAGCGTTCTATCGTTGTACATCTTTAGATAGTATAAACGTAGAAGCAAATATTAAGAAAATAGACATACTGGCATTTGCGGGTTGCTCCAGTTTAAAAAGCATATCTTTTGATAGTTACTGTCAATTGGCTGAGATTGGAATGGGGGCTTTTAATACTAAATCGGTAATAGAAGATTTAGTTCTTCCTACTTTCAATGTAAAAATGCCTCCAAGTGCATTATATGGATGCACTATAAAACGGTTGCACCTTACAGAAGAGGTTCCTCCTATATTAGTAGGTGAAGGTAAGGGCTTGCAGAATACAATTCTTTATGTTCCTGCAGAGAGTGTCGAATTATACAAAAAGGCCAAATTTTGGAGGGATTTTAAGGAAATCTGTCCACAACAGACCTATTAA